A region from the Cannabis sativa cultivar Pink pepper isolate KNU-18-1 chromosome 9, ASM2916894v1, whole genome shotgun sequence genome encodes:
- the LOC115724108 gene encoding proliferating cell nuclear antigen, translated as MLELRLVQGSLLKKVMEALKDLVTDANFDCSATGFSLQAMDSSHVALVALLLRSEGFEHYRCDRNLSMGMNLNNMSKMLKCAGNDDIITIKADDGSDTVTFMFESPTQDKIADFEMKLMDIDSEHLGIPEAEYHAIVRMPSSEFARICKDLSSIGDTVVISVTKEGVKFSTRGDIGTANIVCRQNSTVDKPEEATVIEMNEPVSLTFALRYMNSFTKATPLSNTVTISLSSELPVVVEYKIAEMGYVRFYLAPKIEEDEEETNP; from the exons ATGTTGGAGTTGCGGTTGGTTCAGGGTTCGCTACTGAAGAAGGTGATGGAGGCTCTCAAGGACCTCGTCACTGATGCCAACTTCGATTGTTCGGCGACCGGGTTCTCTCTCCAGGCCATGGATTCGAGCCATGTGGCCTTGGTAGCGCTGCTGCTCAGATCGGAGGGCTTCGAGCACTACCGATGCGATAGGAATCTTTCCATGGGTATGAACCTCAACAACATGTCCAAGATGCTTAAGTGTGCCGGAAATGATGACATCATCACTATTAAGGCCGACGATGGAAGTGACACTGTCACATTTATGTTCGAAAGTCCCA CTCAGGACAAAATTGCTGACTTTGAGATGAAGTTAATGGATATTGATAGTGAACATCTTGGGATTCCAGAAGCTGAATACCATGCTATTGTTAGGATGCCTTCATCGGAGTTTGCTAGAATTTGTAAAGATCTCAGCAGCATTGGTGATACTG TTGTTATCTCTGTCACCAAGGAGGGTGTCAAGTTCTCCACGAGAGGAGATATTGGGACTGCTAACATAGTTTGCCGGCAAAATTCTACTGTTGATAAG CCAGAAGAAGCAACAGTTATAGAGATGAATGAGCCAGTTTCTTTAACGTTTGCTCTGAGGTATATGAATTCCTTTACTAAGGCAACTCCATTGTCTAACACAGTAACAATCAGCTTGTCCTCTGAATTGCCTGTTGTGGTTGAGTACAAGATTGCAGAGATGGGTTATGTTAGGTTCTACTTGGCTCCTAAGATAGAAGAGGACGAAGAAGAGACAAACCCCTGA